In Mycteria americana isolate JAX WOST 10 ecotype Jacksonville Zoo and Gardens chromosome 17, USCA_MyAme_1.0, whole genome shotgun sequence, the sequence GCCCACTGGAGAGCGCAGAAGAGCCCTGTGcagtcctgccctgctcccgcaTCAATCATTATTCCCCCCATCCATGCTCTGTCAGTCCTCAAAGTGACTTCAGATGCCATCTTTCTTGGTCTTCCAGGGATATCTGCCTGCCTTCCAACTCCAAGCCCAAATCTCCTTGCTTTGTATCACCCTGTCTCAGATGAGAAACATCCCCCCAGGCTGGTATCCAGCCCTGTGCTGTGGGTCCTGGGCTCTCGCTCTCTGCACTTACCCATTATGAAGAACATGGTCGCCAGGAGAGGGATGAGGGTGATGTAGTTGGTCGGCTCAGCAGGAAGGTTGGCAGAGCTCACCAGGGTCTTGTTGGCAATGGTGCCGTTTTGAGAAGCTGGCATGAAGTGGATATAGAGCCCCATGGTCAGGTTGGAGACCAACATGACGCCAGCTGTGGAGAGATGCAACAGCATAGTGGGCCTGATGGGTGAGTGATCACCTCCGTGCCAAGGGCTGAGCTCCCGGGAACGCCTCTGCTCACGAGCTAAAGGAAAGAAACCTCCCCCACTCCTTGCCCAAGTCCTGTATGGCCGAAGTTTCCACTCCTGCGTGTTTGCAGAGCTTCTGGAAATCCTTAAATAAGAGCTTCCCTTGCACAACAGCGAGACATACCTGATACAAAAAGAAGAATCTTCCTCCCAGCTTTATCCATCGACACAGCAGCGATCATCACTGAGAACAGACGTACCAAGCCAACAAGAGTTGCATCGTACTCTGGTTTCTGCAACGGCAAAAGCAGTGGGGAAGCTGAGATGGGAGAGCCAGGGAAAGAGCCAGGGAGAGGGCAACACAAATTCCTACATGTGTTGCCTTGACTCTGGCTGATGCCTTTGTCAAAGCTATCCTCCCATAATAAGAGACCAGAGAAGAAGAGccggaagaggaggaggagagcggggaGACAGTGGGGCCAGTCCTGCTTCCCATCCTCATGCagggcaggtgctcagccattgCTGCCAAccaggtgctttaaaaaaaggcttCAAAGTTGGGGTCTTAGAGCTGCAGGGGAGTTGGAGCATGGGGCAGCCATCACTGAAGACGGAGCAGTGTGAGCACAGGCCAAACCCCAGGGCTCACCAGGATGACTGAGGTTTTCTTGAATATTGACTGCAGGTACACGAGGACACAGGTGACACCggagagctgctgcaggaacCTCATCACCACTGCGATCAGGATGGGCTTGTAAATGAAGGGGTCCTTGATCTCAGCACAGGAAACTCGCCGGCTCTGGagaggacaaaggcagaaagcCGAGGTGTTACCACCTCTGGGCTCCACCGCGGTACCCAGAAGATGGCTCGGGAGTTGCCCAAAGGAGGCTGGATTTTGCAGTTTTCACATTACATCTCCCCCGTGCCGGAGGTGAGCCTCCTCACCTGCTTCCTCACGCTGTCCTTGATCTGCTCGTACTCCCGGGCGTAGTCTGTGTCCTTGCCCCGCAGCCAGCACAGCGACCCCAGGGCCTCGTCATCCTTCCCCTGGGAGAGCAGGAACCGGGGCGAGTTGGGCATGAAGCAGAGCAGGACGATCATGACGAGCACGGGCACCTCCCCTGCGACGGCCAGCCAGCGCCAGTCCAGGACCAGCCCTGCCGGAGCAGCACGGTTAGGAGGGGAGTCCTGGCCTTGCTTCCCCATGGAGAGATTTAATAAACccagaggggggggaaaaaaaaaagcccaaagactAGAGGGggatttttccctgtttttctccgAGCAAAGAAGCTTTTTCAGCTGTTGTTCAATATGGGGAAATTCCAGCAAGCTCCCCCAAATCTTAGAGGATCCAGCAAGATCCACGCTGGCAGGAGAAGCATGCGTGCTGCCCTTCAGCCCTGGTGAAAGCTCGGCAGGACCCCGGTCTGCAGGCACAGGGATGGCCACGGGTCTGCGGGGGTGATGGATTCATCCCTCCGAGCACACACGCACGCGTGGGTTACGCACAGGCCATCCTCTCCAGCCCCCCTTTGCACACCCGTGGTGGTGGTTGTGAGCTGGCTGCCAGGGGAAGGAATCCACCAACTTGCCgagaaaattgtttaaaataaactccCCTTCCCTAAGGTCTCGCCGAGGGTTTCCTGCCCTCCGAACACCGAGATACTTGCCCAGTGCATACAGGACGAGGGAGCCCAGCACAGCCATGATCTGAGGACAAGCGCCCAACAAGCCTCTGACCCCGGGGTGGGAGATCTCCGAGATGTAGACCTGGAGGGGGACAACACATGGTTAACAGAGATGCAATATATAGCCGTCACCACCAAAACCTGTCCTCTGTCACTTCGCAGTCATCCACTGCAGCCAGGGGAAACCCAAACTGCTGGGAAACTGCCCTCTTGGGTGGAAACATGACCAGTCCGGCGGCATGAGCGGGtcctggcaggaggagaggacgGCCCTGCAGGCACGGCCGCTTCCCTCCCTCGCCCCCGCACGGGAGAAGTGCTCCAGCAGCGTGCTCAGACTCCCGTTGCTGGAAAGACATGCCCCAGGGTTACTCAATTCTTGCCTTCCCCTCTGCATGCAACACGAGGTCGGCCTTTGGTAAACACAGGAGGAAATAACCGCCCGTAGGAACAGGGCAGGGATGGTGGACCTGCCTTCCCTTTTCTGTGGGCAAGTCGGTCCAGCGCTGTgaaggcagctggggctggccgTGTCGGGGCCACTAGCCCAGCgcatcctccccccgccccaatcgcccagccacagccctggagCTCTGCTGATGGCTCCAAAAAGCAGCCGGATGCCCCAGGCTCAGCCACGGCACCGCCCCGTCTCCCCCCACGCGAATCCCTGGCAAACTCCCTCTCACGGCACGTTACCGGGATGGAGGCGGACGTCACGCCGCCGGCATAGCCCGTCAGCACGCggcccagcagcagcatcccgATCCCCTGGGCGCCGGCCATCAACGCGTATCCCACGGCGGAGGGCAGCGCCGAGAACATGATGCTCAGTTTGCGGCCCAGGCGGTCATTGAGGAGCATGGCGctgagcccccccgccgccgctcccagcGTGAACACCGACTGTGGGGAGACGCAGAGAGGGGCCGCGGTGGGTCTGGGCTCCCCCCGCACACCCGctggctctgctcctcacccccggCAGGGACAACCTCGCTCCTTACCCCGAACCAGGATGCCGTGTGCTGGTCCAGCCTCAGCGCGGGGCTGGGGTGAGCCTCCAGCGCAGGGATGACGGGTGAGGGGTAAACCAGGGCGAAGCCGAAACTGAAGTTCCCCAGGACAGCGACAAACGCAGCCAGGTAGAGCCGCTTGTTGTGGAGGCTCCTGAGGGAGGGACGGAGCGAGAAGGATGTGTCGGGTGCCCTTATCGCACCCGGCAGAAACTTTAACTCTGTCTTGCAGCTTCCCCCAGCCTTTGCCGAGGCTCTCGTGACACCCACGGAGAAATTTTCCTGGGGAAtgtccctgcacagccccaggctGGTGGGGTGTCTCCGAGTGGAGCAGCAGCCGCTCCTGCCATGTGGCGGGGGGCGAGAGCCCGTCCCCCTGGGCACCGCCGATGCTTTCCTCTGCGCCGGGCAGTTTTCAGGAGGTTCAACAAACTGAGAAAAGCAGAACCTGCACCGGGCGGCACCACAGACCCCGCTGGCAGCCGGCTCATcccggcagagcagggagggggttCTTTTCAaggcccccgtgccccccagcaggACCTTACGTCCCCACGGGAGTCGGATGCCCAAAAGCACGCGCACCCGCAGCTCTCCCAGGCGGGCTCATCCGGCACCGCACGCCCTGGGCGGGATGAGAGCCCATCTCGAAGCAACCCAGGGATGACAGCAGCATGAAGCagctcttccaccagctccccccagcccagcgctcTCGGGACGGGGGGCACAGCCCACCCCGCAGCCAGCCCCATGGCCCTAGCCTGGCCCTTACCGCAGGTACTCCTTGTCGAGCCTCTTGACAGCGCTCTGGGGGAAGGTCCGATACGAGGAGCTCGTCTTCCTCACGAGGGGCTCCTGCGCGCTCGGCTCCATGGCAGTGCCGTGGCCGGTGCCCGTCGTGGTGCGGGTGCCGCTTCGCTCGGGGCCGGATGCTCGGGGCTGcttctggggaaggggaggaagaggcagctgaAAGCGAAAGGGGAGAGGCTGCCCAGCGTTGCCTAATCAGAGAAATCTGTGTCTCGTGGGCTCACACCCGGCTGGCCTCTGGGGAGGAAACTGGGGGGGGCCGGAAAACCAGCAGGCAAAGACCCACGGGGAAACAATGCTGCCCTGCAGCCGTCACCCTGCGCCCgcccagcccctgtcccccccagaccccctcgACACCAAAACCCATCACTGCAGCAGCACTTACGGAGACGATCCTTGCAGAATCGTTTCCACGAGCAGAAACGTCCCTTTGCTAAGGCCATGTCTCTCCCCTGGAGGAACCGGTACCAGTTAGACTGGCCAAACACTGCTTCTTTTTACAAGGGCAAATTGCATCTGCGTGAGCCTCCACAGCCACCCCGGGCAAGAGTTTTCATGTAGACCagagctgaggaagaggagggagaggagatgagAGGGAAGTGAACATGGCAGGGGGCACAGGGAGCAGGCGAGGGGGATGAAGAGCGCTGATGAGGATGGAAAAGGGCAGGGCGGCATCTCTGTCACATTGGGTGCAGCTGCCGGGGACCCCGGGCTGCCCACGGGTGCCTTTGCCCCCTGGCCCTGATCCCCCCAACCCCGCAGGGGTTGTGCTGGGGCATCTGcgggtcctggggggctgcaaGGTCCAAACTCGCCCCGTAGGAAAGGGAGGGACACACCTCCTGGCTTTGCACTCGGATTTAATTAGCAAAAGCTGTCACTCCCTAAACTCCTGTAGTGCTCCTCTTGTTTCCATCATTCACCTTAGTCCCTGGTGCTTTCGGGACCACCTGGACAGCTTCTGCACCCCCAAGCCTGCCTGGGAACCCCAGTGACGCTTTGATATCAGCCAGGACCTGCTACACTCTTCCCTCTGTGCAACCTGGTTCCCCTTCTGCAACCACGATGTGCCGCATTTAGCGTCTGATCGATGCTGGGAATTTACAGCTGACTCAGGCACTCGAGCCTGTGATTTCTCTGCAGGAAGAAAGGTCACGGAACAAGGCGGCATCGGGCCGGCAGGCCAGTGtgaaaggagaagccgctgcccgagcattccCACACCATTCCGGGAGTGGCACACCCACCACCCCAGACCTGAACTGCTCGGACCCGAGTCCCAGCGCGGCGGCAGCTCCCccgagctgacgggtgccccttttccacTCCCGCCTCACGCACACgctcactctcgggcgcttcctctcccctctgcctcgCCCCtgggtttcccaaagcagagtctccgatacgacgtacgccagacgaatttattgagtggtacagcggtgaaaacagctcgagctgggtgcctccggagagggacccagaacaaagaaatccctgggcaacgacacccttacaatctaaattcccctcccctcaggagacagttcgcACAATtgtagtatttgggtctggggtcttcccgttcttcattgggccctttcattgtctctaggcgggccgattcctctcttatctctaagatcgcagcttctgctaaggctgaagcctccttctctttctcctttgcaccggtttcgggggccttccttcgtgtagccaagtaaaagttcagtgcacggtcagtGGGTCTAGGTGGAAGTTCTTGTGGCCtgagacttcagcaagccttgatactgatgctaaagtgactactacaacaccaGCTCATCCAAAAACCTTACAGTGTCACGCTGGTCCGAGCAGGGATGTCACAACAGCCTCCAGCCGACCTGGAGGTGGTCCctgcaccctgggcaccccctCCATCAGCAAACGCCGTCTGTCACCTCCCTCACGTGCATTTTTCTCCGTGCATCTGGGCTAGCAGCGCCTGTTTGCTCCCACGGCGGCAACGCTCTCTGCAAGCTCATGGCCCTGCAtggggcagccggggccggggagcaTCGCTGCCGGTTGCGTCTTGCAGACCAAGAAAAATCTGCAAGTGACTGGCCTTAGGGAATTCGAAGAAGGATGCTGCAAATTTGCAGCATCCTTCTTCGAATTCCCTAAGGCCACTCATTGAGAAAGTTATTCCTTATCCCCTCTGCCCTTCCCCGGCCTCAGCTTTTTCCCTAAACCAGGTACGCTGAGTCTCTGCAGTGCAATATTTGCCACGTTCCACCCCAAAGCAGCTGCCTTTCAGCGCTACCAGTTAAACAAGGGCCCCCAAAGCAGGACGGGGTAGCAGGAGGAGGGCgtgctgggggtggagggctgCGGGGcgatgctgctggggctgggccaggtGAAAAGCGGCTGCAGGCGCTGAGCACCAAGGTGCTCAGGGAGGAATGGGACTGCAAGGTCTCCGGGGGCTGAGGCTGCTGCAAGGTAagggcttttctctttttcctccctgatCCCTGTTTTTGCTACGGGTATCTCTAGCAAGGAGGAAGCTGTGGGCTGGCTGCTTGGTTATCTCTGCCTCTTGCCATTGCGGAGCcgcttggctgctgctttttgggaCTGGGCTGAGCCTGCTGCCCCGTGCAGCGTCATGCCAGCTCTGGGCTTGTGCTTCTCGGAGAGGTTTGTGTGCTGGTTTGTGGGTCCCTGCCGGGAGTGATATTGCTTAGAGCAAAGGTGTGAAACCTGCATTGCACGTCTGTGGTGTGCTCGGCGGCGAGCGGAACGTGCACGTTGTGGGTCTTCCGTGCACATTGATGGGTCTgttgctctgctgcctgtgcatCCTTTGAGTGTTCACGTCTCTCAAAGCCAAGGGCTGGGAGCTTCCCGTTTGTGAAGGTGAAAACCGAAGCGGGGAGAGATGATGTGTCCTGATGGGGCGTGGGGAATCGGTGGCGGTGCTGGGCGCTGACCCGGCTGTGCAGGCTGGTGGCTTGGGTGGGGAGAAGATGACTCGGAGCAGACCATGAAACGGCCGTGAATGCAACCACATCTCTTGCTAATTCACCTCCCTCCCTTCAGTTGTTTATGGAGATTGATGTGGCCTCTAGTGAGGGACTTCAGAAAGCAGGATCCGCACCTCCCCTCTGTCCGGGGCTTtgtgctctcccctctcccaggagcaggggtgctgagcccccgGCCCTGGCAGCTCCTCCGAGTCGGGTTGTGCTTGGGTGCACGGGCTGGGTGGCCAggggcagcctgctgcagccccggggaccCGGCAAAATGAGCCTGGGGTCCAGGACCTGCTCTGCTGGCGCAGTGGGGTGAGCCTGGCCGTGCTGGTGTGACCCCAGCGTGTGGGTGCACAGGGCTGGAGCCCCGagtgccacctcctgccccaaagGGGCTATTGCCTGTGTCTGATTTAATTCTCGTGCTTCTGGCCACAAAGCAACTATTAACTGAAGTGTCGTCAAGCCCATAAATGAGCGTTAGCTGGTTTTGCTGTATTTATGTGATAATTTAATTACCACGGTTTTTCCCTAAATAGCCCTGTTTGTGGGaggctgctgggagggagcaggcGGGGAGCGGTGTTAGGATGGGGCTGGgaccctgctctgggctggggcaACTCCTCGGCATGTGGCTGCTGCACACACTTGTCACAGACATTGCAGAAGGACGCTATATCTGTCCTAAACCTGAAGCCACTTGGCCATGGGACAGAGAGGACTGCTCGCTCcaaccttcccccccctcccttatatttggagagaaaaaatatattggaGAGGAGCCGGAGCAGTCGGATCTCCCCGAAACGTGAAGGGTTATCCAGTTTCTGTGCAGATTTGTCAACTGCTTCAAACAGGAAATTACTTCGTGTCTTGAAAAACCTCCAAGCACCTGTAACGCTGGGAAGCTCGGGGGAGCCGGCGCCCGCGCTGGTCTCGGCTCggggagccagggctgagcccccgggCAGGTGGGTCCCTcggtgtgcggggggggggggggtgggagtcCCTCGGGCGTGGTGCAACGGGTCCCTGCGCTCGCTTTTGGTGCGCAACGTGCGTGGCACCACATCTCCGCTCTGCCCTGgataatttctttctaaaagtgcTGTGGTGGTAAGGAATAAAGCACCTACCACCCTGTCCCCGCTTCACATCTCTCCTGGGACTCTTCCTGACTTTCTGTAGGTCCTACCAAAACGTACAAGGGGTAGCTAAGCTGAAGGAAGGCTCCGCATCGGTGGTGTCTGCAGCGGGCTGTGCTCGGCCATCGGCGCGGGGAAGgggctcctgccccgctccccacctctgCGGCACACGACGGGGCTCCGGGCCCTCGAGGGTGAAGTGGGGAGGAGCGAGGCGCCTGCTTTGGGAAAGCAGCGAACCAACCCGTGGCCGATTAAAGGGCAATCTGGTTTTGCTGAGAgctgttggctgccttggccAGCGTGATGCATTGCTCCAGCTCAATAAGACCTTCCTCCCCCTCTGACAGCTGTGCAATAGATCatgaacacatgcaaaaaaataagCTGCATCAAAGCCACTTGGCAACTTAACTAACCCAattcataaattaatttctattcctCTTGTAAAGGAGAAATCAGTCACTCCTCAAGGCTATTTGTCTCTATCGCTCATCTGGCCACATCCTTTCATAAATCTTCCCCGTAAGTCTGAACTGGTGATTGCTGGGTCAAGCTGTAATAACGCTCAGTGCCTGCACCGGCctcggggcagccctggggatggTTCGCCCTGGACTGGGGCAGGgttgctgctttctgcatcacCTGCACCCCGCAAGGCTGTAGCAGAGTTGGAGTTTTGCAGCATGGTGCCGCTCTGTGGGTGCACGTGGGTGATTTTTGGGGAGCGCGTGGTCCCTgccggggagcggctggggcgGTGCAGAGGTACGGTGATGAACCAGCTCCTTGCAAAACATGGGTGAATGGCACGTGCCGGGTTTCCAGAGCTGCGCAGGGGGTGGCCGGTgactgcagggtgctggggcacgTGGAAGGAGGGTGGGTGCTTGGTGGGGACCGGCACCAGGCTGGGTGTACCCCATGGCACGGCGCTCGTGGAGCTGGGGGACCTGAGCCCAGGAGGCAGCTACGGCTGCTCCCCCCGCAGCTTTCCGAGACCCCGTGGCTTCACAGAACGGTGCCGCGCACCCCCGGCTCCAGACGGGCATCGGTGCCTGGAGCCCCAGGGTAGCTTTTCCAACTACGCAGACAGAAGTCGGCTCTTCCCTACTGTATCCCTCACCCCGCTCCCcccttgcagaaaaaaatcaccacCTTTTCAGGCTGccatctgtttattttgttggaCTCGGAACTTGCTGAAATGTCTTTCGATGGATGAAGCAACGCAGAGTAGAAGAACAGAGCCTGGCAGGCTGCATGGTGAGTGGAAAATAGTTTTTTGGGACTTTCTGGAGTTTGAAGGCCCGATGATGGATGTGCATGCGAGGGATGGTAATGGCTTTGTAAGTatcaaaacacagagcaaaagaaTAACTCTGCCTAATAGACTGAGAAATGTATGTCGGACAGGATCTGCTCTGCTCCGACACGGGCGAGAGCGGCGGTGCTGAATGATGAAGTGCTGCGGGGCTCGGGAGCAGAGGCTTGTATTGGTTTAATGTATTGGAAAAAATGGTACAGCTAGTTTTGAAGAAATATTAGATACTTGCTATGAATGTGTTGGAAAAGGCTGTATCTTGTCTCAAAATGAGCCTCAAAGAGACCCGCTGTGTTTGCGGTGATCTGTTCGAGGGGTCGCAGCCGCCCGTGGCTCTgacggggcaggcagggctgcctgtcccTGTGCCTCCTGGCTCCCCTCTTGCTGCCTTCCCCCTCTGCTTCTGGTGTCCAGACCTACTGACAAAAGTGATGGTTTTATGTGGAAATTTTGTGAGGATAAATATTTGCCTGTCAGCAACGCTAGGTCAGAGCTTGATTTCTCATGTGCCATTTGGAAATGACATTTCCAAGCAAAATTAGAATTTCCCATTgcggtttttctgttgtttttaacttGGAAAAGGGTTGAATTTAGGGGGTTTCCTGGTTGCCACGCAAGTGAAAGACTTGTTCATCCCCCCATGCTTACAGCGTGAGGTTTTGGTGTCCCGTTTCCGACCTGGCTAATCCAGAAGCCAGGATGAGCTGGAAGATGTGGGTACGATCTTCAGCTCTGCATGGGATTTACCAAAAGTGggatgtttttttccagcttgtggggcttttttttcagGTCACGTGAACCCTCGTGACCCACAACTTCCAGTGCCCGCAGGTACAAGTGAAACTGAGATGGGGGATAAAAAGGGGATGTGGGGGCAGGTTGCAGGTTTCCAGCCCTCCCCGTGCACTGCGCTGGCTTCGCCTCTCGCTGCATCTCTGCTGCAGCTTTTGGGTGGCCGCTGGCCCGGGCCGGCGTGTGCGAGCAGCGTCGAGGCAGCGCAGGGGCCTTGCAGCCCTCCTGGACGCACGCTCCTGGAGCCTGGATTTCCCGGGGGCTGTGGTGGCtcctgggagagggagggatgtgGCCAGCCATGCTCAGAGCTGGTCCCCCGTGGTCCTCGCACCCCATAAATCTGTGTCTGACCTCGCTCAGATGATGTGGTTGATCCTCATGCGGGACGTCCGTGCAGCGACGCCGCGTGAAAGCAGGGGccgagcatctccaaggatgctATGCTTTTGGACGGGCCAGCCCTGGGGAGTAGCTCAGGTTTTCCGCAAAATCCAGCGCTGGGCAGGGTGAGCCGGGACGCGGCCGTGGCTGCCTCCAGCCGGGACAAGCCCCGGTGGCTCTCGGTGCCCCGGTGacaagctgggagggggctcGGGCGGTGCGAAGCAGCGGCACTGGTTGCTCATGGGGATGGGTGAAAACTCGGCGAGCGCAGGGCTGCACCGCAGCGGCTGCGGCAGCGCGCGTAGAAATACAGCCGAGCCTCGCTGGGCTGCGGGGATGTCTCCGGGGCAGGCTTCGGGGGCTGGATGCTATCCCTCTGAGACCCCATGGCGTAGGTGCCCTGCAGCCTTGGGAAGACGCTTCTGCCATCGCCCGGCTCTGCTCACATCCAGAATGTAGCCATAGGGgctaaaaatagaatttaaagaaCAAGCACAAGaaagtttcctttctgaaatatcCTGTCTATCCAGAGCCACCTTAAGGCACCAACAAGGTTTTTGACACCCTGTGTTGGTTGAGAGGTGGCGAGATAAATAAAATGACTttcaagaagaatttttttttgtttttttaatgtgtccaGTTCAGCTCCGTGGGCTGCTGGGACAGGCTTTGAAGCGGCGCCTGTTGCAGTGCCACAAcctgggttgtttggtttttttttttgatccccCTTCCCTTGCTATGGGCATTTCTGCTGGGTATTTGAAGTgaagctgcttttcctctgatGGCAAGGACTGGATTTCTTTATGCCTTGGGACACAAATCTCCCCCCAAATTCCTGAGAGCGGCTGCCTGCTCCTTCCTTGGCtctgtgtggttttttcctgtttaatatgcttttttttttttaaaaaaaaaaaaaaaaagggcaaaacaaaacatatcaTTTCCTTGATTTAATGTGAGCCAATTATGGCTCACAGGCTGTTAACTTCATCACCGCTTCTTCCAAGAAAGACCTTGGTAAAATAAACCACCACGCCGgcggagcggagcagagcagagctggcagccgtGCCGGTGCGCCGGGACCTGCCGTCGGGCTCCGCGTGTGACCGGCGAAGCCTCGGCTCGAGCCGCGGCATTTTATCCCCCCgcagctggaaaaaaagctaACGGCTCTGTCACACACATGCCCGCTGAAATATCCAACCACTTGTTGTACATCTGCTGACGGATACCAACTGGAAAGGAGATCAGGGCTCAGACTCCCGCGCTGGGCTGTCTGCCCCTCCTAATGAGGAACAGATTGGAGCCCTCACCGTCGCTCGAGCGCGGCTCGCTGCCTCCAGCGCCCGGCAAATGGCAAAAtcaggagggctggggcagccggcgGATGCCAGGGCGTGGGCCGGTGTTATTAAActgtgccagcagccaggcacggCTGGGGCCAGGGCTTGGGTGGATGCtgcgtggggtgctgggggggtctgcagtgggggtgctggggtctgCAATGAGCTGGTGGGACCCCGGGGGTTGGGGGGCAGCGGAGCTGATGCGCGTTTGCAGTGAGGGCTGGCACGGGGTGCCGGGGATGCTCTGTGGAACGCCGTGCTTCCCCCAGCAGGGCCGTTGTCCCTGTGCCGCCCTGCCCATTGCCCCCGAATCGCAGCGATTCACGCGTCTGGAGGCAGGGTCTGACCCCTCCGACCTGGGCACTGCCGGCTTGGGGACCTGGAGCCGGACGGTGTCCAGCCACAGTGAAATCCCACATAGGATGCATCGCTTCTTGCGTGGTGTTTCCCAACCTCTTTGCCTTAGGAATAGAAACACTCGTGGCATTTAAAAGCACCTTGGGGCCATCCCCAGGAGCAGGGTGCGGGGCTCGTGCTCTCCCCCATCCACAGCCACCGCCCCGGGGTTTTGCGCGCCGGCTGCGGCACCAGGACCTGCAGACCATGCGCGTGTTCGCCGGCGGTTGCGTCGCCGTCTCCTGAATTGCTCCGTCCCTTGGCTGGGGGCCAGCGCAGGAACGTTAACATTTTTCTGCAGCTAATTCGGGGCCGTGGGCAGACCCggtgctgccttctccctccctccctccctccccaccgctggcgcttgttttattttatgtttcttttcagcGGCGGTTGAATTGAAAATTAAGATGTGCTGGGACCTAATCCCAAATAAAAATGCCAGCGCGTTCCCTGCGGGGCCCTTGGTTTAACCTCTGAGGCGGGCAGCGCTGCGCTGGTCGTGCAGCCCCGCGTGCGGCTTGGCCGTGGAGAcgccgtccctgtccccgtcccagggctgggagcgggggcAGAGGGAAACCCGGCTCCTTCCCTTTGGCAAAGCGCTTTCCACCGGCGGCAGGGTGGGATTGCTCATAAATGATTTGCCTTGCTGGGAATTTGGGGATTGCAGGGGTGCCCTCGCCGAGGAGGCTGATGCTCTCTGTGGTCCCGTGGGACTTGCATGCTGTGCATCATCTGCTGAGCGCCTGCCATTGCCGGCTCCCCGCGGGACAAGGGACAGGGATGAGGCCATGTCCCAGCCGATGCTGCGACACCGCGGTGGGCAGGCTGGCGTCCGGCTGCCATCGACCCCTGGCCGCTGGCAGAGAGGAGCGGTGTCCTGGTTTGCCACGGTGGCctataaaaaggcaaaatgagCTGGGATTCCCATACAAGGGGGAAAGGGAGGCAGCTGTGTCCTTGAAGCAAGAGAATAAGGAGCTTTTTATAAGCCCATTTTTGCAGGCACCTTTTAACCCGTTTATCCTGCTGACAGAAAATCTCGTGGATGAAATTTGGAGTGAAAG encodes:
- the SLC2A6 gene encoding solute carrier family 2, facilitated glucose transporter member 6, which encodes MEPSAQEPLVRKTSSSYRTFPQSAVKRLDKEYLRSLHNKRLYLAAFVAVLGNFSFGFALVYPSPVIPALEAHPSPALRLDQHTASWFGSVFTLGAAAGGLSAMLLNDRLGRKLSIMFSALPSAVGYALMAGAQGIGMLLLGRVLTGYAGGVTSASIPVYISEISHPGVRGLLGACPQIMAVLGSLVLYALGLVLDWRWLAVAGEVPVLVMIVLLCFMPNSPRFLLSQGKDDEALGSLCWLRGKDTDYAREYEQIKDSVRKQSRRVSCAEIKDPFIYKPILIAVVMRFLQQLSGVTCVLVYLQSIFKKTSVILKPEYDATLVGLVRLFSVMIAAVSMDKAGRKILLFVSAGVMLVSNLTMGLYIHFMPASQNGTIANKTLVSSANLPAEPTNYITLIPLLATMFFIMGYAMGWGPITWLLMSEILPLKARGVASGLCVVVSWLTAFTLTQFFLRVVEAFGLEVPFLFFAVICAGNILFTGCCIPETKGRSLEQIEAFFRTGRRSFMR